From a region of the Streptacidiphilus albus JL83 genome:
- a CDS encoding cobalamin B12-binding domain-containing protein, producing the protein MLSTIPSDSHTWNLLFLQLLLEEHGCDVANLGACVPVETLVRESVQYLPDLIVVSTVNGHGLHEGLDIAWAVRGSKELRHVPLVIGGKIDTSGSQTAADFGPLLDAGFDAVLVGGTAVPDLLSLLDRLPPAEPAAAPQRAYADANV; encoded by the coding sequence GTGCTCAGTACGATCCCGTCCGATTCGCACACCTGGAACCTGCTGTTCCTGCAGCTGCTGCTGGAGGAGCACGGCTGCGACGTCGCCAATCTCGGCGCCTGTGTCCCGGTGGAGACCCTGGTCCGCGAGTCGGTGCAGTACCTGCCCGACCTGATCGTGGTGAGCACCGTCAACGGGCACGGTCTCCACGAGGGCCTGGACATCGCCTGGGCCGTCCGCGGCAGCAAGGAGCTGCGGCACGTCCCGCTGGTCATCGGCGGCAAGATCGACACGTCCGGATCGCAGACAGCGGCGGACTTCGGACCGTTGCTGGACGCGGGATTCGACGCGGTGCTGGTCGGCGGGACCGCGGTGCCGGACCTGCTCTCGCTGCTCGACCGGCTCCCCCCGGCGGAACCGGCTGCGGCCCCGCAGAGAGCCTACGCCGATGCCAACGTCTGA
- a CDS encoding methylaspartate mutase, giving the protein MPTSEPAAPGGAFHDFLEAARRRGDLVVQPRMGFSDTARMRAGLIATRNADAVTVGTLTLDSFTRVGDFAAADRALRQGRPLNGYPIVSHSTSTTRTMVEGVSGPGFPIQVRHGSPLPGRIFDALIDAGIDATEGGPISYCLPYSRTPVQKSVEAWKEACGKLASLRDRGVEPHLESFGGCMLGQLCPPSLLIAITVLEGLFFRQHGIRSLSLSYAQQTSAEQDEEAVLALHEIAADLLPNASWHVVVYAYMGLYPSTESGALGLVADAARLAVRTGSTRLIVKTAAEASRIPTIAENTTALEVAAAAARVTGRRRPPSAGTGIGDEARAIIDAVLDLNDDIGKALVQAFAQGYLDVPYCLHPDNAGRTRSAISDRGHLEWSRTGSLPIAHLAPARRSAQLTSSRLLQALSYVKNRYDEAATVGSPRQFELT; this is encoded by the coding sequence ATGCCAACGTCTGAGCCCGCGGCCCCCGGTGGCGCCTTCCACGACTTCCTGGAGGCGGCCCGCCGCCGCGGCGACCTGGTCGTCCAGCCGCGGATGGGATTCAGCGACACCGCCCGGATGCGGGCGGGGCTGATCGCCACCAGGAACGCGGATGCCGTCACCGTCGGCACCCTGACGCTGGACAGCTTCACCCGGGTCGGGGACTTCGCCGCCGCCGACCGTGCGCTGCGCCAGGGCCGGCCCCTCAACGGCTACCCGATCGTCAGTCACTCCACGTCCACGACGAGGACCATGGTCGAGGGGGTGTCCGGGCCCGGGTTCCCGATTCAGGTCCGGCACGGGTCGCCGCTGCCGGGCCGGATCTTCGACGCCCTGATCGACGCCGGGATCGACGCCACGGAAGGCGGACCGATCTCCTACTGCCTGCCCTACAGCCGCACCCCGGTGCAGAAGTCGGTGGAGGCGTGGAAGGAGGCCTGCGGCAAGCTCGCCTCGCTGCGGGACCGGGGCGTGGAGCCGCACCTGGAGAGCTTCGGCGGCTGCATGCTCGGGCAGCTGTGCCCGCCCTCGCTGCTGATCGCCATCACGGTGCTGGAGGGCCTGTTCTTCCGCCAGCACGGGATCCGCAGCCTCTCGCTGAGCTACGCCCAGCAGACCAGTGCCGAGCAGGACGAGGAGGCTGTGCTCGCGCTGCACGAGATCGCGGCCGACCTGCTGCCGAACGCCTCCTGGCACGTGGTGGTCTACGCCTACATGGGCCTGTACCCGAGCACGGAGTCCGGAGCGCTGGGGCTGGTCGCCGACGCGGCCAGGCTGGCGGTGCGGACCGGTTCGACCCGACTGATCGTCAAGACCGCTGCGGAGGCCTCGCGGATCCCCACCATCGCGGAGAACACGACCGCGTTGGAGGTGGCCGCCGCCGCGGCGAGGGTCACCGGCCGGCGCAGGCCGCCGAGCGCGGGGACGGGCATCGGGGACGAGGCCCGGGCGATCATCGACGCGGTCCTGGACCTCAACGACGACATCGGCAAGGCGCTGGTGCAGGCCTTCGCCCAGGGCTACCTGGACGTCCCGTACTGCCTGCACCCGGACAACGCCGGCCGCACCCGCAGTGCCATCTCCGACCGCGGACACCTGGAGTGGTCCCGGACCGGCTCACTGCCGATCGCCCACCTGGCGCCGGCCCGGCGGTCGGCCCAGCTGACCTCCTCCCGCCTGCTGCAGGCCCTCAGTTACGTCAAGAACCGCTACGACGAAGCCGCGACCGTCGGCTCCCCCCGTCAATTCGAACTGACCTAG
- a CDS encoding asparagine synthetase A, whose protein sequence is MTIQADRPLTPGTQILPSPRTHLADPRTRATLRIQQTLLAGAREFLRAGEAVEMGHPIIGPVTDPGSRGAKQADIDYYGHHYKLMTSAILYKQASLLAFDRIFLIAPNVRLEPIETSSTRRHLTEFRQIDVEVARATRDDAMDLVEGVVRHAVTKVLTESADDLAVLERDPEVLRAFVAKPFARVPHGEVVEQLRGGGYPQAAGTEIEWEAEEIISREAPAPFFIVGYPKGSRGFYDKESTTEPGTLLNFDLIAPEGCGEICSGSEREFEYVKIITRMRETGENPSKYAWYLDVVRNGIPNSAGFGIGVERLTRWVTGLDSVWQATAFPKLAGVVSP, encoded by the coding sequence ATGACCATTCAGGCAGACCGCCCGCTCACCCCGGGCACCCAGATCCTTCCCTCCCCCCGCACGCACCTGGCCGACCCCCGTACCCGGGCGACGCTGCGGATCCAGCAGACGCTGCTGGCCGGTGCCCGCGAGTTCCTGCGCGCCGGCGAGGCCGTGGAGATGGGGCACCCCATCATCGGCCCGGTCACCGACCCGGGTTCGCGCGGTGCCAAGCAGGCGGACATCGACTACTACGGGCACCACTACAAGCTGATGACCAGCGCCATCCTCTACAAGCAGGCCTCGCTGCTGGCATTCGACCGGATCTTCCTGATAGCGCCGAACGTCAGACTGGAGCCCATCGAGACCAGTTCCACCCGGCGACACCTCACCGAGTTCCGGCAGATCGACGTCGAGGTCGCCCGGGCCACCCGCGACGACGCCATGGACCTGGTCGAGGGCGTGGTCCGGCACGCGGTCACCAAGGTGCTCACCGAGAGCGCGGACGACCTGGCGGTGCTGGAGCGCGACCCGGAGGTCCTGCGGGCCTTCGTGGCCAAGCCGTTCGCCCGGGTCCCGCACGGGGAGGTGGTCGAGCAGCTGCGCGGCGGCGGTTATCCGCAGGCGGCCGGCACCGAGATCGAGTGGGAGGCCGAGGAGATCATCTCCCGGGAGGCCCCGGCACCGTTCTTCATCGTCGGCTACCCGAAGGGCTCCCGGGGCTTCTACGACAAGGAGAGCACGACGGAGCCGGGGACGCTGCTGAACTTCGACCTCATCGCCCCGGAGGGCTGCGGCGAGATCTGCAGCGGCAGCGAGCGGGAATTCGAGTACGTCAAGATCATCACCCGGATGCGGGAGACCGGCGAGAACCCGTCGAAGTACGCCTGGTACCTCGACGTGGTGCGCAACGGCATCCCGAACAGCGCCGGCTTCGGGATCGGCGTCGAGCGCCTCACCCGCTGGGTGACCGGACTGGACTCGGTGTGGCAGGCGACGGCCTTCCCCAAGCTGGCGGGGGTCGTGTCGCCGTGA
- the sbnA gene encoding 2,3-diaminopropionate biosynthesis protein SbnA, producing the protein MIYDNAYDIVTDDIFFHLPRLAQDADVFLKIEGLNPAGSVKLKTALSLIEDAEKRGRLAPGARIIESSSGNLGIALSSICAAKGYFFTCVVDPNASTTSTAHMRALGAQVVVVDNVDGNGGYLQSRISYIQQRTARDPGMVWLNQYANPANPRAHYEQTARNLLKELQQIDYLFVGAGTTGTFVGCAEYLREYSPETRIIAVDARGSVTFGAKPGRRCIPGLGASRRPELCRPELADEIVFVAEEDAVRECRRLAREHGLLVGGSTGSVLSAIRHYHAGFPAASRVAAISPDLGERYLRTVYDDEWVGAQFGSLLYPPAVPMPALAPVLS; encoded by the coding sequence ATGATTTATGACAACGCGTACGACATCGTTACCGACGACATCTTCTTCCACCTGCCCCGACTGGCCCAGGACGCGGATGTCTTCCTCAAGATCGAAGGACTGAACCCGGCCGGGTCGGTCAAGCTGAAGACCGCGCTGAGCCTGATCGAGGACGCCGAGAAGCGCGGCCGGCTGGCGCCCGGCGCCCGGATCATCGAGTCCTCCTCCGGGAACCTGGGCATCGCCCTGAGCTCGATCTGCGCCGCGAAGGGCTACTTCTTCACCTGTGTCGTCGACCCCAACGCCTCCACCACCAGTACCGCCCACATGCGCGCCCTCGGCGCCCAGGTCGTCGTCGTGGACAACGTCGACGGCAACGGGGGCTACCTCCAGTCGCGCATCTCCTACATCCAGCAGCGCACCGCCCGCGACCCGGGGATGGTCTGGCTCAACCAGTACGCCAATCCGGCCAACCCCCGCGCGCACTACGAGCAGACGGCGCGCAACCTGCTCAAGGAACTGCAGCAGATCGACTACCTGTTCGTCGGCGCCGGGACGACCGGCACGTTCGTCGGCTGCGCCGAGTACCTGCGCGAGTACTCGCCCGAGACCCGGATCATCGCGGTCGACGCCCGCGGCTCGGTGACCTTCGGCGCGAAACCGGGCCGCCGCTGCATCCCGGGCCTGGGTGCGAGCCGCAGACCGGAGCTGTGCCGGCCGGAGCTGGCCGACGAGATCGTCTTCGTCGCCGAGGAGGACGCGGTCCGGGAGTGCCGGCGGCTGGCCCGCGAGCACGGTCTGCTGGTCGGCGGCTCCACCGGTTCGGTGCTGTCGGCCATCCGGCACTACCACGCGGGTTTTCCGGCAGCCAGCAGGGTCGCGGCCATCTCCCCCGACCTGGGGGAGCGCTACCTGCGGACCGTCTACGACGACGAGTGGGTCGGCGCGCAGTTCGGCTCCCTGTTGTACCCGCCGGCGGTGCCGATGCCCGCGCTGGCGCCCGTCCTGTCCTGA
- a CDS encoding MFS transporter, with protein sequence MTTETTETTESPAAPGARSLRGLVGMLAANASALSANRVLAIALPWFVLTTTGSIGKTGLVAFCQVGPYVIAQALSGPIIDRVGPKKISVIGDTVSMTAMAVAPLLYLSGQLSFGVLLALMAVVGIADGPANGAKGLFLPSATRAARVSFERGTGLAGAVERTATTAGPAVAGVVVASFGSVYALWVTAALFGLSALIVSTTLTNPVPEPHEKPADDSASYLTRLREGADFLRSAGLLRSMIGMLAATNLLDQAFMSVLLPVWAKESGNGPTAIGLVVSVFAATSIVAALVAAAVAERLPRRQVYLIGFVIGGIPRFVAMAAGVPLWAVLGVLAVGGLGSGFINPIIGAVTYELIPIGLLGRVKTLAQAVTWAGIPFGGLVGAGLVTAAGLTPALWVVGGLYLVAIVVPGMSKEWAGMRKQQAPAAGSPAQESDAMQSDAVQSDATQPIDGQSDATQPVATQLVDEQRAVDQPATEMARV encoded by the coding sequence ATGACCACGGAGACCACGGAGACCACGGAGAGCCCGGCTGCTCCCGGAGCACGATCACTGCGCGGCCTGGTCGGCATGCTCGCGGCCAACGCCTCGGCCCTGTCGGCCAACCGGGTGCTGGCGATCGCACTGCCCTGGTTCGTGCTGACCACCACCGGCAGCATCGGCAAGACCGGCCTGGTGGCCTTCTGCCAGGTCGGACCGTATGTCATAGCGCAGGCCCTGTCCGGCCCGATCATCGACCGGGTCGGCCCGAAGAAGATCAGCGTCATCGGCGACACGGTGTCCATGACCGCCATGGCGGTGGCCCCGCTGCTCTACCTCAGCGGGCAGCTCTCCTTCGGCGTCCTGCTGGCCCTGATGGCCGTCGTCGGCATCGCCGACGGTCCGGCCAACGGCGCCAAGGGGCTCTTCCTGCCCTCCGCCACCCGCGCCGCCCGGGTGTCGTTCGAGCGCGGGACCGGGCTGGCCGGCGCGGTCGAACGCACCGCCACCACCGCCGGTCCGGCCGTCGCCGGTGTGGTCGTCGCCTCCTTCGGCAGCGTCTACGCGCTGTGGGTCACCGCCGCCCTGTTCGGACTCTCGGCCCTGATCGTCTCGACCACCCTGACCAACCCGGTCCCCGAGCCCCACGAGAAGCCCGCCGACGACTCGGCGAGCTACCTCACCCGGCTGCGCGAGGGAGCCGACTTCCTGCGCAGCGCGGGCCTGCTGCGCTCCATGATCGGCATGCTCGCCGCGACCAACCTGCTGGACCAGGCCTTCATGTCGGTCCTGCTCCCGGTGTGGGCCAAGGAGTCGGGCAACGGCCCGACCGCGATCGGACTGGTCGTCAGCGTCTTCGCCGCCACCTCCATCGTCGCCGCGCTGGTGGCCGCCGCGGTGGCCGAGCGGCTGCCCCGCCGCCAGGTCTACCTGATCGGCTTCGTCATCGGCGGGATCCCGCGCTTCGTCGCAATGGCGGCGGGTGTTCCGCTGTGGGCGGTCCTGGGGGTGCTCGCGGTCGGCGGGCTCGGCTCCGGGTTCATCAATCCGATCATCGGCGCGGTGACCTACGAGCTGATCCCGATCGGGCTGCTCGGGCGGGTGAAGACCCTCGCCCAGGCGGTGACCTGGGCCGGCATCCCCTTCGGCGGCCTGGTCGGCGCCGGGCTGGTGACCGCCGCCGGGCTGACCCCGGCACTGTGGGTCGTCGGCGGGCTCTACCTGGTGGCGATCGTCGTCCCGGGCATGAGCAAGGAGTGGGCCGGCATGCGCAAGCAGCAGGCCCCCGCCGCCGGCTCGCCCGCGCAGGAGTCGGACGCCATGCAGTCGGACGCCGTGCAGTCGGACGCCACGCAGCCGATCGACGGACAGTCGGACGCCACGCAGCCGGTCGCCACGCAGCTGGTCGACGAACAGCGGGCCGTCGATCAGCCGGCCACAGAGATGGCCAGGGTCTGA
- a CDS encoding glutamate synthase-related protein: MTYLNAPGFPEDAVRRRAREGAAALFPPLEDYGTAVYGADPADRASAPEDGIDALRLAPPVFMPGRLAELIELGREPLYSDVRLQSEFGGLRSPLPVYISALGSTRVAGGSLAISRQAGRIGLPMIIGENVAPMNGFRAGGDDQRKGLLERIQAYVEELPDGLGGLCVQQSTEDANSEVWNQVYSDPAVDRLITTGRLVFEMKVGQGAKPGLGGLTMINEGAVAGLDDQYAIERLGEGGTVLRASSPGTFTEEIFRQQIHLMRNNYPRARCWVKLFPGRDVGQAASVAWRAGADAVTVDGAEGGTGWAPTSFLDHVGLPLAECLSRVDPGEGTLLASGRVWSGPRAVKLLALGASAVGLGRAALVAVDEDPEAGLERLLRALGLEMRMLISSLGKYAPGELGAEDLWSPFAHARHGDMNGRSSHLSTTLRA, encoded by the coding sequence GTGACCTACCTCAACGCACCCGGATTCCCCGAGGACGCCGTACGGCGCCGCGCACGCGAGGGCGCAGCCGCCCTCTTCCCCCCACTGGAGGACTACGGCACCGCCGTCTACGGCGCCGACCCCGCTGACCGGGCGTCAGCACCCGAGGACGGGATCGACGCACTGAGGCTGGCCCCGCCGGTCTTCATGCCGGGCCGGCTCGCCGAACTGATCGAACTGGGACGCGAACCGCTGTACTCCGACGTCCGCCTGCAGTCCGAGTTCGGCGGGCTCCGCTCGCCGCTGCCCGTCTACATCTCGGCGCTCGGCTCCACCCGGGTCGCCGGCGGCAGCCTGGCCATCAGCCGCCAGGCCGGCCGGATCGGCCTGCCGATGATCATCGGTGAGAACGTCGCGCCGATGAACGGCTTCCGCGCCGGCGGCGACGACCAGCGCAAGGGCCTGCTGGAGCGGATCCAGGCCTATGTCGAGGAACTGCCCGACGGCCTCGGCGGCCTGTGCGTCCAGCAGAGCACCGAGGACGCCAACTCCGAGGTGTGGAACCAGGTCTACAGCGACCCGGCAGTCGACCGGCTGATCACCACCGGCCGGCTGGTGTTCGAGATGAAGGTCGGGCAGGGCGCCAAGCCCGGCCTGGGCGGCCTCACCATGATCAACGAGGGCGCGGTGGCCGGGCTGGACGACCAGTACGCCATCGAGCGGCTCGGCGAGGGCGGCACCGTCCTGCGGGCCTCCTCCCCGGGCACCTTCACCGAGGAGATCTTCCGCCAGCAGATCCATCTGATGCGCAACAACTATCCGCGTGCCCGCTGCTGGGTCAAGCTCTTCCCCGGCCGCGACGTCGGACAGGCGGCGAGCGTCGCCTGGAGGGCCGGGGCGGACGCGGTCACCGTCGACGGCGCCGAGGGCGGGACCGGCTGGGCCCCCACCTCGTTCCTCGACCACGTCGGCCTCCCGCTCGCCGAGTGCCTGAGCCGGGTCGATCCCGGTGAGGGCACGCTGCTCGCCAGCGGCCGGGTGTGGAGCGGGCCGCGCGCGGTCAAGCTGCTGGCCCTGGGCGCGTCGGCGGTGGGCCTGGGCCGGGCGGCGCTGGTGGCCGTCGACGAGGACCCCGAGGCGGGACTCGAACGGCTGCTCCGCGCCCTCGGGCTGGAGATGAGGATGCTCATCAGCTCGCTGGGGAAGTACGCGCCGGGCGAGCTCGGCGCAGAGGACCTGTGGTCGCCCTTCGCACACGCCCGCCACGGGGACATGAACGGCCGCTCCAGCCACCTCAGCACCACGCTTCGGGCGTAG
- the sbnB gene encoding 2,3-diaminopropionate biosynthesis protein SbnB produces MSSFHVIDGKIAQGVVAASPSTIMEIVRDTYLRHSAGETVNPNSYFLRFPDKPDCRIIALPAHLGGEQPVSGLKWIASYPPNVGRNLPRASAVLILNDAETGYPFACLEASQISAARTAASAALAVETLAPHDGPRTVLFVGAGVIGRTVSDFLAARDLDVKDCLVHDHVEGYAQTFSTYLRDTHGWSARYEPDIDSALATADIIVLATTAPAPWLCDEQTLRPDQLILNLSLRDVHPTVMINCHNVLDDLDHCLTAQTSPHLTEIEYGHRDFIDGTLAEVLRGDVVITQDRPTIFSPFGLGVLDLAVGCHIYRAAREQGQATEIPGFFPELSRW; encoded by the coding sequence ATGTCGTCATTCCACGTGATCGACGGAAAGATCGCGCAGGGGGTCGTCGCCGCCTCCCCGTCGACGATCATGGAGATCGTCAGGGACACCTATCTCCGCCACAGCGCGGGGGAGACGGTGAACCCCAACAGCTACTTCCTGCGGTTCCCGGACAAGCCCGACTGCCGGATCATCGCGCTCCCCGCCCACCTCGGTGGCGAGCAACCGGTGTCCGGGCTGAAGTGGATCGCCAGCTACCCGCCCAATGTCGGACGGAACCTGCCCCGTGCCTCCGCCGTCCTCATCCTCAACGACGCCGAGACCGGCTACCCGTTCGCCTGCCTGGAGGCCTCGCAGATCAGCGCCGCGCGGACCGCCGCCTCCGCCGCGCTGGCCGTGGAGACGCTCGCCCCCCACGACGGCCCCCGCACCGTCCTGTTCGTCGGCGCCGGGGTGATCGGCCGGACCGTGTCCGACTTCCTCGCCGCCCGTGACCTGGACGTCAAGGACTGCCTGGTGCACGACCACGTCGAGGGCTACGCGCAGACGTTCTCCACCTATCTGCGCGACACCCACGGCTGGTCGGCGCGGTACGAGCCCGACATCGACTCCGCGCTGGCGACGGCGGACATCATCGTGCTGGCCACCACCGCGCCCGCCCCGTGGCTCTGCGACGAGCAGACCCTGCGGCCGGACCAGCTGATCCTCAACCTGTCGCTCCGCGATGTGCACCCCACCGTGATGATCAACTGCCACAACGTCCTCGACGACCTGGACCACTGCCTGACCGCGCAGACCTCGCCGCACCTGACCGAGATCGAGTACGGGCACCGGGACTTCATCGACGGCACCCTCGCCGAGGTCCTGCGCGGCGACGTGGTGATCACCCAGGACCGCCCGACCATCTTCTCCCCGTTCGGCCTCGGCGTGCTCGACCTCGCCGTCGGCTGCCACATCTACCGGGCCGCCCGGGAGCAGGGGCAGGCCACCGAGATCCCCGGGTTCTTCCCCGAACTGTCGCGCTGGTGA